The Pseudomonadota bacterium genome includes a region encoding these proteins:
- the pepN gene encoding aminopeptidase N, with amino-acid sequence MSARGDQPRTPVLRQDYRPPAWWIDRVELDIELDASETRVVSHLSVRRNPQVDAEPLTLSGAGLTTVRIEIDGRPAGQFEEQTGNERLIIHAVPDSAVVTIEVGIHPDRNTALEGLYQSGTMLLTQCEAEGFRKITWFIDRPDVMATYRVRLIGDRERFPVLLSNGNRVETGELDDGRHFAVWDDPFPKPSYLFAVVAGDLAELADTFTTGSGREVALKFYSEPENIDRLEHAMASLKRAMAWDEKRFGLEYDLDVFHVVATHDFNMGAMENKSLNIFNARYVLADRDTATDADFEAIEAVIGHEYFHNWTGNRVTCRDWFQLTLKEGLTVFRDQEFTADMRSRGVKRIQDASDLIARQFPEDAGPMAHAIRPERYVEINNFYTATVYEKGAQVVRMYQTLLGREGFRRGMDLYFQRHDGQAVTCDDFRRAMADANDTDLEQFERWYRQVGTPTLEARTRFDSDADELVLELRQRLPDQPGNRGIGPLIIPVKVGFLDGDNRPLPVTLAGESEPGPETRLLVLADEQAEFCFRDLPADALISLLRDFSAPVRLDHAGSSHELARLAGFDPDPYSRWRAMRGLSERVLGGLIQVGKHDDVGLLADAWAAVLDGSDTDPALAAELLSLPDEDELAQDRDPVDIDAIHAARRQLLETLGRRLEPVLLARYRALAPRGEWSPNGPDAGRRRLRNVTLSLLAAAGAERAAQLASAQYQSADNMTDRLAGFRALVHADLDGAAAAVADFEARYGSDPLVMDKWFAVQAMRPDPSTVETVAGLRDHRAFRLANPNKLRSLIGSLAMHNPVAFHRADGAGYRLVGGVLDQLDDINPQVGARLATCFNRWRAYDDQRSAMMKEQLEQLAAKKGLSPDIEEIVTAALKDRSGS; translated from the coding sequence ATGTCCGCACGTGGTGATCAGCCCCGTACCCCCGTCCTGCGCCAGGATTACCGGCCACCGGCCTGGTGGATTGACCGCGTCGAGTTGGATATCGAGCTGGATGCGTCCGAAACGCGCGTGGTCAGCCATCTGAGCGTGCGGCGCAATCCACAGGTCGACGCCGAACCACTGACGCTGTCCGGTGCCGGGTTGACCACCGTCCGCATCGAAATCGACGGCCGCCCTGCCGGGCAATTCGAGGAACAGACCGGCAACGAGCGCCTGATCATCCACGCCGTGCCAGACAGCGCCGTGGTGACCATCGAGGTCGGCATTCACCCCGACCGCAATACCGCGCTGGAGGGGTTGTATCAGTCCGGCACGATGCTGCTGACCCAGTGCGAGGCCGAGGGCTTTCGCAAGATCACCTGGTTTATCGACCGGCCCGACGTGATGGCGACCTATCGCGTGCGCCTGATCGGCGATCGCGAACGCTTCCCGGTGCTGCTGTCCAACGGCAACCGTGTCGAGACCGGCGAGCTCGACGATGGCCGGCATTTTGCCGTCTGGGATGACCCGTTTCCCAAGCCGAGCTACCTGTTTGCGGTGGTGGCCGGCGATCTGGCTGAACTGGCCGATACCTTCACCACCGGCTCCGGGCGTGAGGTGGCGCTGAAGTTCTACTCCGAGCCGGAGAACATCGACCGGCTCGAACATGCCATGGCCAGCCTCAAGCGCGCCATGGCGTGGGACGAAAAGCGCTTCGGGCTGGAATACGACCTCGATGTCTTCCACGTCGTGGCCACGCACGATTTCAATATGGGCGCGATGGAGAACAAGAGTCTCAACATCTTCAACGCGCGTTACGTATTGGCCGACCGCGATACTGCCACCGACGCCGATTTCGAGGCCATCGAAGCGGTCATCGGTCATGAGTATTTTCACAACTGGACCGGCAATCGGGTGACCTGCCGCGACTGGTTCCAGCTCACCCTCAAGGAAGGCCTGACCGTTTTCCGCGACCAGGAATTCACCGCTGATATGCGCTCGCGCGGGGTCAAGCGCATCCAGGACGCGTCCGACCTGATCGCGCGCCAGTTTCCCGAGGATGCCGGGCCGATGGCGCACGCTATCCGACCCGAGCGCTATGTCGAGATCAACAATTTCTACACTGCCACCGTCTATGAAAAAGGTGCGCAGGTCGTGCGCATGTACCAAACGCTGCTCGGCCGCGAGGGCTTTCGCCGCGGCATGGACCTGTACTTCCAGCGCCATGACGGCCAGGCCGTGACCTGCGACGACTTCCGTCGCGCCATGGCCGACGCCAACGACACCGACCTCGAGCAGTTCGAGCGCTGGTACCGGCAGGTGGGCACGCCAACGCTTGAAGCACGCACGCGCTTTGATTCCGACGCCGACGAGCTCGTCCTCGAGCTGCGTCAGCGTCTGCCCGATCAGCCGGGCAATCGGGGTATCGGGCCGCTGATCATTCCGGTGAAAGTCGGCTTTCTCGATGGCGATAACCGCCCGCTGCCGGTCACCCTGGCCGGGGAGAGCGAGCCTGGCCCTGAAACCCGCCTGCTGGTGCTCGCCGATGAACAGGCCGAGTTCTGCTTTCGCGATCTGCCGGCCGACGCCCTGATCTCGCTGCTCAGGGACTTCTCTGCACCGGTCAGACTCGACCATGCCGGGTCCAGCCATGAACTGGCCCGCCTGGCCGGCTTCGACCCTGACCCCTACAGCCGCTGGCGTGCCATGCGCGGCTTGAGCGAACGCGTGCTCGGCGGCCTGATCCAGGTCGGCAAACACGACGATGTCGGTCTTCTGGCCGACGCCTGGGCGGCCGTGCTGGACGGCTCGGACACCGACCCGGCCCTGGCCGCGGAGTTGCTGAGTCTGCCCGACGAGGATGAGCTGGCCCAGGATCGCGACCCGGTCGATATCGATGCCATTCACGCTGCCCGGCGGCAGCTGCTCGAAACCCTGGGTCGCCGCCTGGAACCGGTCCTGCTGGCCCGCTATCGGGCGCTGGCGCCACGCGGCGAGTGGTCCCCGAACGGCCCCGACGCGGGCCGCCGCCGGCTGCGCAACGTCACGCTGTCGTTGCTGGCGGCGGCCGGCGCTGAGCGGGCCGCTCAACTGGCCTCGGCGCAATACCAGTCCGCCGACAACATGACCGACCGCCTGGCCGGTTTCAGGGCGCTGGTGCACGCCGATCTTGACGGTGCCGCGGCGGCCGTGGCCGATTTCGAGGCACGCTACGGCTCGGACCCGCTGGTCATGGACAAGTGGTTTGCCGTTCAGGCCATGCGCCCGGATCCATCCACCGTCGAGACCGTCGCCGGGCTGAGGGACCACCGCGCCTTCCGCCTGGCCAATCCCAACAAGCTGCGTTCACTGATCGGCTCGCTGGCCATGCACAACCCGGTCGCCTTCCACCGCGCCGACGGCGCCGGCTACCGCCTGGTCGGAGGTGTGCTCGACCAGCTCGACGATATCAATCCCCAGGTCGGAGCCCGCCTGGCGACCTGCTTCAACCGCTGGCGTGCCTACGACGATCAGCGCTCGGCGATGATGAAAGAACAGCTCGAACAGCTGGCCGCAAAGAAGGGCCTGTCGCCCGACATCGAAGAAATCGTCACCGCGGCGCTCAAGGATCGCAGTGGGAGTTGA
- a CDS encoding N-acetylmuramoyl-L-alanine amidase produces the protein MPMTVPHIHDNPLSYVDRLDERAVESIELVVIHATELPDLGTARDYGERIHHPNSKTGNSGHFYIDRDGSIEQWVPLGRVAHHVRDHNARSIGIELVNRGRWPDWLDSHHQQWQEDYSRAQIESLVALLRDLKNRLPNLGTIAGHDELDTGLIAASDDPAIQLRRKVDPGPLFPWDEIESRVSLERSGMTSP, from the coding sequence ATGCCCATGACCGTTCCGCACATCCACGACAATCCACTGAGCTATGTCGACCGGCTCGACGAACGCGCCGTTGAATCGATCGAGCTGGTGGTCATCCACGCCACCGAGCTGCCCGACCTGGGCACGGCCCGGGACTATGGTGAGCGGATCCATCACCCGAATTCGAAGACCGGCAACAGCGGTCATTTCTACATCGACCGTGATGGTTCGATCGAGCAGTGGGTACCGCTCGGGCGGGTGGCTCATCATGTCCGCGACCACAACGCGCGATCCATCGGCATCGAGCTGGTCAATCGCGGCCGCTGGCCCGACTGGCTCGACAGCCACCACCAGCAATGGCAGGAAGACTACAGCCGGGCGCAGATCGAATCACTGGTCGCGCTGCTTCGGGACTTGAAGAACCGGCTGCCCAACCTTGGAACCATCGCCGGCCACGATGAGCTGGACACCGGCCTGATTGCGGCCAGCGACGACCCGGCAATCCAGCTGCGGCGGAAAGTCGACCCCGGGCCGCTGTTTCCGTGGGACGAAATCGAATCCAGAGTCAGTCTGGAGCGCTCCGGGATGACAAGCCCTTAA
- a CDS encoding amidohydrolase family protein encodes MMRIILASALLVAALPLGARTLVFEEVRLVDIAGASVSEPRRVGVRDGFIVDPDQVDVPDQIVAEPGFLIPGLAEMHAHVPPMRVGELLVHDTLMLWLAHGITTIRGMLGEPGHLDLKQRLAAGEIPGPRLITSGPSFNGSSVSSPDGAQRMVLAQQEAGYDLLKLHPGLWPEAFDAITRAADHLGIDYSGHVSVAVGLERVLASNQGTIDHLDGYAQDMVPEDHALFGTDPGLFGVNLIAGMNADRIPGLAQRTAEAGIANVPTQSLIENWAAGDIDALMQRDAMRWIPAETARQWRERAGQLREQFPEGAGERFVSIRRELIGALHQAGAPILLGADSPQILSIPGDAIHHELATYVAAGLTPAEALATGTLNVAQYLGESNRGCLEPGCVADLVLLAANPLEDIGHTRSIVGVMRAGTWFDRKRLDEALAAIAERADGDD; translated from the coding sequence ATGATGCGAATCATCCTGGCAAGTGCACTCCTGGTGGCAGCCCTGCCGCTCGGCGCAAGGACGCTGGTGTTCGAGGAGGTTCGGCTGGTGGATATCGCCGGCGCCAGCGTATCGGAGCCGCGGCGCGTCGGCGTTCGCGATGGATTTATCGTCGACCCGGACCAGGTCGATGTACCGGATCAGATCGTTGCAGAACCCGGCTTTCTGATTCCCGGCCTGGCGGAGATGCATGCCCACGTGCCGCCAATGCGCGTCGGGGAGCTGCTGGTCCACGATACGCTGATGCTGTGGCTGGCCCATGGCATCACCACCATTCGCGGCATGCTCGGAGAGCCTGGCCACCTGGATCTGAAGCAACGGCTGGCAGCCGGCGAGATTCCCGGGCCACGGCTGATCACCTCCGGGCCCTCATTCAACGGCAGTTCGGTGAGCTCGCCGGACGGCGCGCAACGCATGGTGCTGGCCCAGCAGGAGGCCGGCTATGACCTGCTCAAGCTCCACCCGGGCCTGTGGCCGGAGGCCTTCGACGCGATCACCCGGGCCGCCGATCACCTGGGCATCGATTACTCCGGTCATGTCTCCGTGGCGGTCGGGCTCGAGCGGGTGCTGGCCTCGAACCAGGGCACCATCGATCATCTCGATGGTTATGCGCAGGACATGGTGCCGGAAGACCACGCGCTGTTCGGCACGGACCCCGGCCTGTTCGGGGTCAACCTGATTGCCGGCATGAACGCGGATCGCATTCCCGGTCTGGCGCAGCGTACCGCCGAGGCCGGTATCGCCAACGTGCCGACCCAGAGCCTGATCGAGAACTGGGCGGCCGGCGACATCGACGCGCTGATGCAGCGCGACGCAATGCGCTGGATTCCGGCGGAGACGGCCAGGCAGTGGCGCGAGCGCGCCGGTCAGCTCCGTGAGCAGTTTCCGGAAGGTGCCGGCGAGCGGTTCGTGAGCATCCGGCGAGAACTGATCGGCGCCCTGCACCAGGCCGGCGCGCCGATTCTGCTCGGCGCCGACTCACCCCAGATTCTGAGCATTCCCGGCGATGCGATTCACCACGAGCTGGCCACCTACGTCGCCGCCGGCCTGACGCCAGCCGAGGCGCTGGCTACCGGCACGCTCAACGTGGCGCAGTATCTGGGCGAATCGAACCGGGGATGTCTTGAGCCCGGCTGCGTGGCCGACCTGGTGCTGCTGGCGGCCAATCCGCTCGAAGACATCGGTCATACCCGCTCGATTGTGGGCGTGATGCGCGCCGGCACATGGTTCGACCGCAAGCGACTCGACGAAGCGTTGGCGGCCATCGCCGAACGAGCTGACGGCGACGACTGA
- a CDS encoding protein-L-isoaspartate O-methyltransferase, which yields MSTRLEQARENMVEQQVRTWEVLDPGVLDALRTVPREDFVPAEYRRLAFSDLRVPIGEGQVMMRPIEEGRMLQSLEIEPGQRVLEIGTGSGFTAACLVHLGAQVVSVEISEQLAEAARRRLGKLAVEGVEVCQADALGEWAPDGPFDAVVSTGSAAAIPDRFRQWVGVGGRLFAVRGFSPVMEAVCLTRISEQHWYEDSLFETDLPRLVGAEDKPVFRF from the coding sequence ATGTCAACCCGTCTTGAGCAAGCGCGCGAGAACATGGTCGAGCAGCAGGTCAGAACCTGGGAGGTACTGGACCCCGGGGTGCTGGACGCGTTGCGGACCGTGCCGCGAGAGGACTTCGTGCCGGCCGAGTACCGGCGGCTCGCCTTTTCCGACCTGCGAGTACCGATCGGCGAAGGCCAGGTGATGATGCGCCCGATCGAGGAAGGCCGCATGCTGCAGTCGCTTGAAATTGAGCCGGGCCAGCGCGTGCTCGAAATCGGCACGGGCTCCGGTTTCACCGCGGCCTGCCTGGTGCATCTCGGCGCTCAGGTGGTCTCGGTCGAGATCAGCGAGCAGCTGGCCGAGGCTGCCCGTCGTCGGCTGGGCAAGCTGGCCGTCGAAGGCGTTGAGGTTTGCCAGGCCGATGCGCTGGGAGAATGGGCCCCGGATGGCCCCTTTGACGCCGTGGTTTCGACTGGTTCGGCCGCGGCCATTCCTGATCGTTTCCGCCAGTGGGTCGGGGTTGGCGGAAGACTGTTCGCGGTGCGTGGATTCAGTCCGGTGATGGAAGCCGTATGTCTGACCCGCATCAGCGAACAGCACTGGTACGAGGACAGTCTGTTCGAGACCGATCTTCCGCGTCTGGTTGGCGCCGAGGACAAACCGGTCTTTCGCTTTTGA
- a CDS encoding TolC family outer membrane protein has translation MIKYSSLAVVAMTAGLVANAHAVDLLGVYELAQSHDAELLAAEQQLRAAGEIPRQARASLLPSISASAGRDIGESQTDIAGMRIDSSDSDTENFGISLRQTIYDDANYGRLKRGRAELNAAEARYEAAWQDFLLRVSQRYFDVLTALDSVRFARAEETALKRQFEQAEQRFEVGLSAVTDVHEARAVYDAARARVISVENQFEDAREALREVAGNWFENFARLIEEVPLYRPEPDDVQEWVAMALEFNPEVLAQRAQVDVAQADVRIARAGHLPTLELSGGYSRFINNEWIGRDPATQQPITSAELENTGWNLGVTLSVPLFQGFAVQSRRRQAGFSLSAADQTLSQTERAVVRQTENAFRAIVAGMRQVEARRQALVSAQSALEATNAGFEVGTRTIVDVLQSEQRLFQAERDYSEARHQFILSQLQLNRAAGGLEEADLERINQLLR, from the coding sequence ATGATCAAGTACTCTTCCTTGGCGGTCGTCGCGATGACCGCTGGCCTGGTTGCCAATGCTCACGCCGTTGATCTGCTCGGTGTCTATGAGCTGGCCCAGTCGCACGATGCCGAACTTCTGGCCGCCGAGCAGCAGCTGCGAGCGGCCGGCGAGATTCCGCGCCAGGCGCGGGCCAGCCTGCTGCCGTCAATCAGCGCCAGCGCGGGCAGGGATATCGGTGAGTCGCAGACCGATATCGCCGGCATGCGTATCGACTCGTCGGATAGTGATACCGAGAACTTCGGAATCAGCCTGCGCCAGACGATCTATGACGACGCCAACTATGGACGGCTCAAGCGCGGCCGGGCCGAGCTGAACGCGGCGGAGGCCCGCTACGAGGCGGCCTGGCAGGATTTCCTGCTGCGCGTGTCGCAGCGCTACTTCGATGTGCTTACGGCGCTTGATTCGGTGCGCTTCGCGCGTGCCGAGGAAACCGCGCTGAAGCGCCAGTTCGAGCAGGCCGAGCAGCGATTTGAGGTCGGGTTGTCAGCGGTCACCGACGTGCACGAGGCGCGCGCGGTCTACGATGCGGCGCGTGCCCGCGTCATTTCGGTCGAGAATCAGTTCGAGGATGCGCGCGAGGCCTTGCGTGAAGTGGCCGGCAACTGGTTCGAGAATTTTGCCCGCCTGATCGAGGAGGTGCCGCTGTACCGTCCGGAGCCCGACGATGTGCAGGAGTGGGTGGCCATGGCGCTGGAATTCAACCCCGAAGTCCTCGCCCAGCGGGCCCAGGTCGACGTGGCCCAGGCCGACGTGCGGATTGCGCGTGCCGGCCATCTGCCCACGCTGGAGCTGTCGGGCGGATACAGCCGGTTCATCAACAATGAGTGGATTGGTCGCGATCCGGCCACGCAGCAGCCGATCACGTCCGCGGAGCTGGAAAACACCGGCTGGAACCTGGGGGTAACGCTGTCCGTGCCGCTGTTCCAGGGGTTTGCCGTCCAGTCGCGTCGACGTCAGGCCGGTTTTTCGCTCAGCGCCGCCGATCAGACGCTCAGCCAGACCGAGCGCGCGGTTGTGCGTCAGACCGAAAACGCATTTCGCGCCATCGTGGCCGGAATGCGACAGGTCGAGGCCAGGCGCCAGGCGCTGGTGTCTGCTCAAAGCGCGCTGGAAGCGACCAATGCCGGCTTCGAGGTCGGTACCCGAACGATTGTCGACGTACTTCAGTCAGAGCAGCGCCTGTTCCAGGCCGAGCGCGACTATTCCGAAGCGCGCCACCAGTTCATCCTCAGCCAGCTGCAGCTGAACCGGGCGGCCGGCGGGCTGGAGGAAGCCGATCTCGAGCGTATCAATCAGCTGTTGCGCTGA
- a CDS encoding 3-deoxy-D-manno-octulosonic acid transferase, with protein sequence MLQVYRVLTTAAGPLALLLLRWRAAGPVRLRSRWKERSGRFERAPGKPVIWIHAASVGEVNGVQGLVRTLARRNPEHRVVVSTLTATGRERAENLFGEQVQTLFAPIDSYARVRRWLDRLDPAMGLIAETELWPELLIACQQRALPLVLVNARLAPRAMRLYRRFRPLFRRALEGVSRVICQTEADARRFAELGVADDRLRVAGNLKFDMPLPADLGEQVRSLRARWGERPAWVAGSTRSGEEALIIDAHRQVLAARADALLVLAPRHPERSDEITRLLNQAGLAWQTIEQAIAPATRVVVVDRIGALLACYAAASVAFVGGSLVDIGGHNLIEPAACGKPVIAGPFLHQQAEAADALIAADGLMRVENAQQLAAAVIELWRSPEQALHYGGNALEVVEQGRGSLRRTVRQLEDLLSATAD encoded by the coding sequence ATGCTTCAAGTCTACCGTGTGTTGACCACTGCTGCCGGCCCGCTGGCCCTGTTGCTGCTGCGCTGGCGCGCAGCCGGGCCGGTCCGGCTGCGTTCACGATGGAAAGAGCGCAGCGGTCGCTTCGAACGGGCACCGGGCAAGCCGGTCATCTGGATTCATGCCGCCTCGGTCGGGGAAGTCAACGGGGTCCAGGGACTGGTCAGGACGCTGGCCCGGCGCAACCCGGAACACCGGGTAGTGGTCAGCACGCTGACTGCAACCGGCCGCGAGCGCGCCGAAAACCTGTTTGGTGAACAGGTCCAGACGCTGTTCGCCCCGATCGACAGCTACGCCCGCGTGCGCCGCTGGCTGGATCGGCTCGACCCGGCTATGGGTCTGATCGCCGAAACCGAACTGTGGCCCGAACTGCTGATTGCCTGTCAACAACGGGCGCTACCGCTGGTGCTGGTCAATGCTCGGCTCGCGCCCCGTGCCATGCGCCTGTACCGTCGTTTCAGACCGTTGTTTCGGCGAGCCCTGGAGGGTGTGTCACGGGTGATCTGCCAGACCGAGGCCGACGCGCGGCGCTTTGCTGAACTGGGCGTTGCCGATGACCGACTGCGCGTTGCCGGCAATCTCAAGTTCGACATGCCGCTCCCCGCCGATCTCGGCGAGCAGGTGAGAAGCCTGCGCGCTCGCTGGGGCGAACGGCCGGCCTGGGTGGCGGGCAGCACCCGATCGGGCGAGGAGGCCCTGATCATCGACGCCCACCGGCAAGTGCTTGCTGCACGTGCCGATGCGCTGCTTGTGCTGGCACCGCGTCACCCCGAACGCAGTGATGAGATCACCCGGTTGCTGAACCAGGCCGGGCTGGCCTGGCAGACCATCGAGCAGGCGATAGCCCCGGCAACCCGGGTCGTCGTGGTCGACCGTATCGGCGCCCTGCTTGCCTGCTACGCGGCCGCTTCGGTGGCTTTTGTGGGCGGCAGCCTGGTCGACATTGGCGGCCACAACCTCATCGAGCCGGCCGCCTGCGGCAAGCCCGTGATCGCCGGACCTTTCCTGCACCAGCAGGCCGAAGCAGCCGACGCGCTGATTGCAGCCGATGGGCTGATGCGGGTTGAAAACGCGCAACAGCTGGCCGCAGCGGTCATCGAACTGTGGCGCTCACCGGAACAGGCGCTGCACTACGGCGGCAACGCGCTGGAAGTGGTCGAGCAGGGCCGCGGCAGCCTGCGGCGCACGGTCAGGCAGCTCGAGGACCTGCTCAGCGCAACAGCTGATTGA
- a CDS encoding lipid A biosynthesis lauroyl acyltransferase (Acylates the intermediate (KDO)2-lipid IVA to form (KDO)2-(lauroyl)-lipid IVA) yields MSRVKHGLTTLLLGLARGLGRLPPTAARWLVRPLAPLLRLAMRRRRRIAERNLVLCFPELDDSARRWLLRLHFRNLTEMVAEMSMAWSRPGRLDRRFGAVEGLANLHAARENGGVLLITGHATCLELAGRLVAERVELAGVYRPLSNSAIERFQNRGRSRYTIAMFPRHRLRDMIRHLRAGGVLWYAPDQDFGPERSVFAPFFGHQTATARAILDLARLGRARVVPMYPVKDEQSGRLTIHVEPAFDHFPGDDAVTDLGRFNAFLERWIRQAPGQYYWVHRRFKTTPAGVPSRYPEC; encoded by the coding sequence GTGTCACGCGTCAAGCACGGTCTGACCACGCTGCTGCTGGGCCTGGCCCGAGGTCTGGGCCGGCTGCCGCCGACAGCAGCGCGCTGGCTGGTGCGCCCGCTCGCCCCGCTGCTGCGCCTGGCCATGCGCCGACGTCGGCGCATTGCCGAACGCAATCTGGTCCTGTGCTTTCCTGAGCTTGATGACAGCGCACGCCGGTGGCTGCTTCGGCTGCATTTTCGCAACCTGACTGAAATGGTGGCCGAGATGTCCATGGCCTGGAGCCGACCCGGGCGCCTGGACCGGCGTTTCGGTGCCGTTGAAGGCCTGGCCAACCTCCACGCGGCCCGCGAAAACGGCGGCGTGTTGCTGATTACCGGGCATGCCACCTGCCTGGAGCTGGCCGGCCGCCTGGTGGCCGAGCGGGTCGAGCTTGCCGGTGTCTATCGACCCCTGTCGAATTCCGCTATCGAGCGGTTTCAGAATCGCGGTCGGAGTCGCTACACCATCGCGATGTTCCCGCGCCACCGCTTGCGCGACATGATTCGCCATTTGCGCGCCGGCGGCGTGCTCTGGTACGCGCCGGACCAGGACTTCGGTCCCGAGCGCAGTGTTTTCGCGCCGTTTTTCGGCCATCAGACGGCGACCGCCCGGGCCATTCTCGATCTGGCCCGGCTGGGGCGTGCCCGGGTGGTGCCCATGTATCCGGTCAAGGATGAGCAGAGCGGCCGGTTGACGATACACGTTGAACCGGCCTTCGATCATTTCCCCGGCGACGATGCCGTCACCGATCTGGGGCGATTCAACGCCTTCCTCGAGCGCTGGATTCGGCAGGCACCGGGCCAGTACTACTGGGTGCACCGGCGCTTCAAGACCACGCCGGCCGGTGTGCCGTCGCGCTACCCGGAGTGCTGA